A portion of the Phycisphaerales bacterium genome contains these proteins:
- a CDS encoding GC-type dockerin domain-anchored protein, whose product MNRSFARRATGISILACGGWTAAHAQVPEPCEPQRLVAPTTVTPFSFGSEIVTNGDYWFVADRSAGTVCSGPPLECGTGAVFVYQEIDGSLEHVQTIVPPDVRLYDNFGVGMDVDGDRLIVGSMGAEWPGTGVRQGISYIYELQGGLWVETGRLRPPAEVSEAFGRDVYLSGDVALVASRRPRSVYRYELVDGQWIQQETLSPPDPHGQRECFGCTGMAFDEWFFIATFLDGTVSDGAGSVYAYRKRPDNTLEFIQKIESAGTGGFGHGIDYDGQTLAIGAMYTHRDVLYQGVVQTYLFDGTQWVLEQEMTHDDPIEPSVFGISVSVKGDTLLATETATRTGTVQGRVVRFERRPGVGWQEVGDLVAAPPVYARDFGEPVVMHDGRVLAGAPEEIDASGSLIGAAYFFDLACTDCPADLDADGALTNFDFLTYLNLFQDGDALADFDGDGELTIFDFLAFQDAFQAGC is encoded by the coding sequence ATGAACAGGTCATTTGCTCGTCGTGCCACTGGCATATCCATACTCGCGTGCGGAGGTTGGACGGCCGCCCACGCCCAGGTCCCCGAGCCATGCGAGCCGCAGCGGCTGGTCGCACCCACGACCGTCACCCCCTTCTCGTTTGGCAGCGAGATTGTCACGAACGGCGACTACTGGTTCGTTGCAGACCGCAGCGCGGGCACGGTGTGCAGCGGCCCACCGCTTGAATGCGGCACCGGTGCCGTGTTTGTGTACCAAGAGATCGATGGATCGCTCGAACATGTGCAGACAATCGTGCCCCCCGACGTGCGGCTCTACGACAATTTCGGCGTTGGCATGGACGTCGATGGTGACCGCCTCATCGTGGGCAGTATGGGTGCCGAGTGGCCGGGCACGGGCGTTCGGCAGGGCATCTCGTACATATATGAACTCCAAGGTGGCCTGTGGGTCGAGACCGGCAGACTGCGACCACCGGCCGAGGTAAGCGAAGCCTTCGGCAGAGACGTGTACCTGTCTGGCGACGTCGCCTTGGTTGCCTCACGACGTCCCCGGAGCGTCTATCGCTACGAGCTCGTGGATGGCCAGTGGATCCAGCAGGAAACGCTTTCGCCGCCCGACCCGCATGGGCAACGAGAGTGCTTCGGCTGCACCGGGATGGCGTTTGACGAGTGGTTCTTTATCGCGACGTTTCTCGATGGCACGGTGAGCGACGGCGCCGGTTCGGTGTACGCCTACCGCAAGCGACCCGACAATACGCTTGAGTTCATCCAGAAGATCGAGTCGGCCGGTACTGGCGGCTTTGGCCACGGCATCGACTACGACGGCCAGACGCTCGCCATCGGGGCCATGTACACGCACCGAGACGTTCTGTACCAAGGCGTCGTCCAAACCTATCTATTCGACGGCACGCAATGGGTTCTCGAGCAGGAGATGACCCACGACGACCCGATCGAGCCTTCGGTGTTTGGCATCTCTGTGAGCGTTAAGGGCGACACGCTGCTTGCGACTGAAACCGCCACTCGGACCGGTACGGTCCAGGGCCGCGTCGTTCGCTTCGAGCGGCGGCCGGGCGTTGGCTGGCAGGAGGTGGGGGACCTCGTAGCCGCCCCGCCCGTGTACGCACGGGACTTCGGCGAGCCGGTTGTCATGCATGACGGCAGGGTCCTCGCCGGCGCGCCCGAGGAGATCGACGCCTCCGGCTCGCTTATCGGCGCCGCCTACTTCTTCGACCTTGCCTGCACCGACTGCCCGGCTGACCTCGATGCCGACGGCGCCCTCACAAACTTCGACTTCCTGACCTACCTCAACCTCTTCCAGGACGGCGACGCGCTGGCCGACTTCGACGGCGACGGGGAGCTGACGATCTTCGACTTCCTGGCGTTCCAGGACGCGTTCCAGGCGGGGTGCTGA
- a CDS encoding 2-oxoglutarate dehydrogenase E1 component has protein sequence MSDGPRAVPASVNGWNAKFLDQAYASYLENPESVAPDVRAFFQGFELGGGSGAPTSGAGAGGDSDFHAKVDDLVFAYRDMGHLAAKLDPFGRPNEPVACLDLAEHGLSESDLGKQINADRLGMEGPLTLGEAIERLEKTYCSSIGAEIMHVPSRAERAWLIERCERHGGSIAFDAGRRVHILRQLLQSEMFEKFLGRRYPGDKRFSLEGSETLIPLVNGVLEHYSEHAVEEVVIGMAHRGRLNVLNNVLGKSYEQIFTEFEDTWEEDYTQGGGDVKYHRGYSSERRFPNGRALHVALSSNPSHLEAVGPVVQGRTRAKQRHRGDKDRVRVAPVVIHGDAAVIGQGVVAETLNFSQLEGYATGGTIHVVVNNLIGFTTSPRDGRSSRYCTDVGKIVGAPVLHVNGEDPDACVMAALLAVEYRQTFKKDIFIDMQCYRRFGHNEQDEASFTQPVLYGLIKKKKSVLSAYAQRLLDDGVITDKDMEQIRQQLDAALEQAQEAARQSPYDPTIDPGSARWVGMTHKYSFEEKSTAVAMDTLKEVCDALGTVPEDFSVHRKLKKLLSERKNLPESGDISYADAESLAYGTLLLEGVPVRLSGQDSRRGTFSHRHAVLVDSETAQSYMPLNHIRAVGEPGTGLEPLQPGPDGRLAQAKFCVYDSPLSEFSVMGFEYGYALSDPNMLVVWEAQFGDFVNGAQVIIDQFLTSAELKWDRWSGLVLLLPHGYEGQGPEHSSARLERFLKACADDNIEVCYPTTAAQTFHMLRRQVRRPFRKPLVVMTPKSLIRTPTSKIDELTRGRFMEILDDPRFAGDAASDNAKDNGKKARKPDPAAVREVLLCSGKIYWELAERREAIGREDVAIVRVEQLYPLHNDLLRSVLGRYAKAERVTWVQEEPRNMGAYHFIADKLRQNLGDLLPDGDVRYIGRKASASPATGSKRRHKAEQEQLIAEAIGPLDKDDEGQANKQGPKLVRASA, from the coding sequence ATGTCCGATGGACCCCGTGCCGTCCCCGCCTCGGTGAACGGCTGGAACGCGAAGTTCCTCGATCAGGCCTACGCGAGCTACCTCGAGAACCCCGAGTCGGTCGCCCCCGACGTGCGGGCCTTCTTCCAGGGCTTCGAGCTCGGCGGCGGCAGCGGCGCGCCCACCAGCGGCGCCGGGGCCGGCGGCGACAGCGACTTCCACGCCAAGGTCGACGACCTCGTCTTTGCTTATCGAGACATGGGCCACCTGGCCGCGAAGCTGGACCCCTTCGGCCGGCCGAACGAACCGGTGGCGTGCCTGGACCTGGCCGAGCACGGGCTGAGCGAGTCCGATCTCGGCAAACAGATCAACGCCGACCGGCTGGGGATGGAGGGCCCGCTGACGCTGGGCGAGGCCATCGAGCGGCTCGAGAAGACCTATTGCTCGTCGATCGGCGCCGAGATCATGCACGTGCCCAGCCGGGCCGAGCGTGCCTGGCTCATCGAGCGGTGCGAGCGGCACGGCGGGTCGATCGCCTTCGACGCCGGCCGGCGCGTGCACATCCTGCGGCAGCTGCTGCAGAGCGAGATGTTCGAGAAGTTCCTGGGCCGGCGCTATCCCGGCGACAAGCGCTTCAGCCTGGAGGGAAGCGAGACGCTGATCCCGCTGGTCAACGGCGTGCTGGAGCACTACAGCGAGCACGCGGTTGAGGAGGTGGTCATCGGCATGGCCCACCGCGGCCGGCTGAACGTGCTCAACAACGTGCTGGGCAAGAGCTACGAGCAGATCTTCACCGAGTTCGAGGACACCTGGGAAGAGGACTACACCCAGGGCGGCGGCGACGTGAAGTACCACCGCGGCTACTCGAGCGAGCGACGCTTCCCCAACGGTCGCGCCCTGCACGTGGCGCTCAGCAGCAACCCCAGCCACCTCGAGGCCGTGGGCCCGGTGGTGCAGGGCCGCACGCGGGCCAAGCAGCGCCACCGCGGGGACAAGGACCGCGTGCGCGTGGCGCCCGTGGTGATCCACGGCGACGCGGCGGTGATCGGCCAGGGCGTGGTGGCCGAGACGCTGAACTTCTCGCAGCTGGAGGGCTACGCCACGGGCGGCACGATCCACGTCGTGGTGAACAACCTGATCGGCTTTACGACTTCACCTCGCGATGGCCGCTCGAGCCGCTACTGCACCGACGTGGGCAAGATCGTCGGCGCGCCCGTGCTGCACGTGAACGGTGAGGATCCGGACGCCTGCGTGATGGCGGCCCTGCTGGCCGTCGAGTACCGCCAGACGTTCAAGAAGGACATCTTCATCGACATGCAGTGCTACCGGCGCTTCGGCCACAACGAGCAGGACGAGGCCAGCTTCACCCAGCCGGTGCTGTACGGCCTGATCAAGAAGAAGAAGAGCGTGCTGAGCGCCTACGCCCAACGTCTGCTGGACGACGGGGTGATCACCGACAAGGACATGGAGCAGATCCGCCAGCAGCTCGACGCGGCGCTCGAGCAGGCCCAGGAGGCGGCCAGGCAGTCGCCCTACGACCCGACGATCGACCCCGGCAGCGCCCGGTGGGTGGGCATGACCCACAAGTACAGCTTCGAGGAGAAGTCCACGGCCGTCGCGATGGACACGCTGAAGGAAGTCTGCGACGCGCTGGGCACCGTGCCCGAGGACTTCAGCGTCCACCGCAAGCTCAAGAAGCTGCTGTCCGAGCGCAAGAACCTGCCCGAGAGCGGCGACATCAGCTACGCCGACGCCGAGAGCCTGGCGTATGGCACGCTGCTGCTGGAGGGCGTGCCGGTCCGCCTGAGCGGGCAGGACAGCCGCCGCGGCACGTTCAGCCACCGCCACGCCGTGCTGGTCGACAGCGAGACGGCCCAGAGCTACATGCCGCTGAACCACATCCGCGCCGTCGGCGAGCCGGGCACGGGCCTGGAGCCCCTGCAGCCCGGACCCGACGGCCGGCTGGCGCAGGCGAAGTTCTGCGTGTACGACAGCCCGCTGAGCGAGTTCAGCGTGATGGGCTTCGAGTATGGCTACGCCCTGAGCGACCCCAACATGCTGGTGGTGTGGGAGGCCCAGTTCGGCGACTTCGTCAACGGTGCCCAGGTCATCATCGATCAGTTCCTGACCAGCGCCGAGCTCAAGTGGGATCGCTGGAGCGGGCTGGTGCTGCTGCTGCCCCATGGCTACGAGGGCCAGGGCCCCGAGCACTCCTCGGCACGCCTGGAGCGCTTCCTCAAGGCCTGCGCCGACGACAACATCGAGGTGTGCTATCCCACCACGGCGGCCCAGACGTTCCACATGCTGCGTCGGCAGGTGCGCCGGCCGTTCCGCAAGCCACTGGTCGTGATGACGCCCAAGAGCCTGATCCGGACGCCGACCAGCAAGATCGACGAGCTCACCCGCGGCCGGTTCATGGAGATCCTGGACGATCCACGGTTTGCCGGTGATGCGGCCAGCGACAACGCCAAGGACAACGGCAAGAAGGCCAGGAAGCCCGATCCCGCCGCGGTGCGCGAGGTGTTGTTGTGCAGCGGCAAGATCTACTGGGAGCTCGCCGAGCGGCGCGAGGCCATCGGTCGCGAGGACGTGGCGATCGTCCGCGTCGAGCAGTTGTATCCGCTGCACAACGACCTGCTCCGCAGCGTGCTGGGCCGGTACGCCAAGGCCGAGCGTGTCACCTGGGTCCAGGAAGAGCCTCGGAACATGGGCGCGTACCACTTCATCGCCGACAAGCTGCGCCAGAACCTGGGCGATCTGCTGCCCGATGGCGACGTGCGGTACATCGGTCGCAAGGCCAGCGCCAGCCCCGCAACGGGCAGCAAG
- the pstB gene encoding phosphate ABC transporter ATP-binding protein PstB, with protein sequence MEDLEGVIDIDAFNLYYGQTRALFDVSMAIPKGKVTALIGPSGCGKSTLLRSINRMNDLIAGVRVEGNMTLSGSPIYAPHVDVIGLRKRLGMVFQKPNPFPMSIYENVVYPLRIDGENRKAVLDEACERALRSAAIWDEAKDRLKQSALGMSGGQQQRLCIARAVVADPEVLLLDEPCSALDPIATLRIEELIQEIAERYTVLIVTHNMQQAMRVSDYTAFMYLGRLVEYGPTSGIFRRPILTETEEYVTGRFG encoded by the coding sequence ATGGAGGACCTCGAGGGCGTCATCGACATCGACGCCTTCAACCTCTATTACGGCCAGACGCGCGCCCTCTTCGACGTCTCGATGGCCATCCCCAAGGGCAAGGTCACGGCCCTCATCGGCCCCTCGGGCTGCGGCAAGAGCACGCTGCTGCGCTCCATCAACCGCATGAACGACCTGATCGCCGGGGTTCGCGTCGAGGGCAACATGACCCTCAGCGGCTCGCCCATCTACGCGCCCCACGTGGACGTCATCGGCCTGCGCAAGCGCCTGGGCATGGTCTTCCAGAAGCCCAACCCCTTCCCCATGTCCATCTACGAGAACGTGGTCTACCCCCTGCGCATCGACGGCGAGAACCGCAAGGCGGTGCTCGACGAGGCCTGCGAACGCGCCCTCCGCTCGGCGGCCATCTGGGACGAGGCCAAGGACCGCCTCAAGCAAAGCGCCTTGGGCATGTCGGGCGGCCAGCAGCAGCGCCTGTGCATCGCCCGCGCCGTGGTGGCCGACCCGGAAGTCCTGCTGCTCGACGAGCCGTGTAGTGCTTTGGACCCCATCGCCACGCTGCGCATCGAGGAGCTGATCCAGGAGATCGCCGAGCGCTACACGGTGCTCATCGTGACGCACAACATGCAGCAGGCCATGCGCGTGAGCGACTACACGGCGTTCATGTACCTGGGCCGCCTGGTCGAGTACGGCCCCACCAGCGGCATCTTCCGCCGGCCGATATTGACCGAGACCGAGGAGTACGTCACCGGCCGGTTCGGCTGA